The following coding sequences lie in one Lolium perenne isolate Kyuss_39 chromosome 2, Kyuss_2.0, whole genome shotgun sequence genomic window:
- the LOC127322870 gene encoding pectinesterase QRT1, with amino-acid sequence MAGKRRLRHYTVVLLLLAAVASVAGGEFITWEDLTMPALAAVPRGTPVVEAGVKSSASAPRRGGMVALSTIVVSQDGTGHSRTVQGAVDMVPAGNTRRVKILVKPGVYREKVTVPITKPFVSLIGMGTGRTVITWNARASDIDPSGHQVGTFLSASVAVEADYFCASHITFENSAPAAPPGAVGQQAVALRLSGDKTMLYRCRILGTQDTLFDNIGRHYLFNCDIQGSIDFIFGNARSLYQGCRLHAVATSYGAIAASQRSSPSEESGFSFVGCRLTGSGMLYLGRAWGKYARVVYSYCDLSGIVVPQGWSDWGDHTRTKTVLFGEYNCKGPGASSRQRVPWSRALTYDEARPFLGRDFINGEQWLRL; translated from the exons ATGGCGGGCAAGCGGCGGCTCCGCCACTACaccgtcgtcctcctcctgctcGCGGCCGTCGCCTCGGTGGCCGGCGGCGAGTTCATCACGTGGGAGGACCTGACCATGCCGGCCCTGGCGGCCGTGCCCCGAGGCACGCCGGTCGTCGAAGCAGGCGTCAAGTCATCGGCGTCGGCGCCGCGCCGCGGGGGTATGGTGGCCTTGAGCACGATCGTGGTGTCGCAGGACGGAACGGGGCACTCGCGGACCGTGCAAGGCGCCGTCGACATGGTGCCCGCCGGGAACACGCGGCGGGTCAAGATCCTCGTCAAGCCCGGCGTCTACAG GGAGAAGGTGACGGTACCGATCACGAAGCCGTTCGTGTCGCTCATCGGCATGGGGACCGGGCGCACGGTGATCACTTGGAATGCGCGGGCGTCGGACATCGACCCGTCGGGGCACCAGGTCGGCACCTTCCTGTCCGCCTCCGTCGCCGTCGAGGCCGACTACTTCTGCGCCAGCCACATCACCTTCGAG AActcggcgccggcggcgccgccgggagcgGTGGGGCAGCAGGCGGTGGCGCTGCGGCTGTCCGGCGATAAGACCATGCTGTACAGGTGCAGGATACTGGGGACCCAGGACACGCTGTTCGACAACATCGGGAGGCACTACCTGTTCAACTGCGACATCCAGGGCTCCATTGATTTCATTTTCGGGAACGCGAGGTCCCTGTACCAG GGTTGCAGGCTGCACGCGGTGGCGACGAGCTACGGCGCGATCGCGGCGTCGCAGCGGAGCTCGCCGTCGGAGGAGTCGGGGTTCTCGTTCGTGGGGTGCCGGCTCACCGGCTCCGGCATGCTCTACCTGGGCCGGGCGTGGGGGAAGTATGCCCGTGTGGTGTACTCCTACTGCGACCTCAGCGGCATCGTCGTGCCCCAGGGCTGGAGCGACTGGGGCGACCACACCAGGACCAA GACGGTGCTGTTCGGGGAGTACAACTGCAAGGGTCCGGGGGCGAGCTCACGGCAGAGGGTGCCGTGGTCGCGGGCGCTCACCTACGACGAGGCGCGCCCCTTCCTCGGACGGGACTTCATCAATGGCGAGCAGTGGCTCAGATTGTAG